One genomic window of Arachis stenosperma cultivar V10309 chromosome 10, arast.V10309.gnm1.PFL2, whole genome shotgun sequence includes the following:
- the LOC130954226 gene encoding uncharacterized protein LOC130954226 isoform X2: MVVGVPTRDSHKRNFAVAVAAVFAMLAKRASRLPKKLKAAAESEPKPVDDWKIVLRSSPKSSPAAALVARPKKLLSSLSSKTLSFIQKKNNKSGGEWGDGGVWQKAILMGDKCEPLDFSGVIYYDSNGKQLIPTTEVKEQSHKPS, from the exons ATGGTCGTGGGGGTTCCAACTCGCGACTCGCACAAGCGCAACTTCGCCGTGGCCGTAGCGGCGGTTTTCGCCATGCTAGCGAAGCGAGCAAGCCGGCTTCCAAAGAAGCTGAAGGCGGCGGCAGAGTCGGAGCCGAAGCCGGTAGACGACTGGAAAATCGTGCTGAGATCATCGCCGAAGTCATCACCGGCGGCGGCGCTGGTAGCGCGGCCGAAGAAGTTACTTAGCAGCTTAAGCAGCAAAACGCTGTCGTTTATtcagaagaagaataataaGAGTGGAGGGGAGTGGGGAGATGGTGGCGTGTGGCAGAAAGCGATCTTGATGGGGGACAAGTGTGAGCCGTTGGATTTCTCGGGTGTAATTTACTACGATAGTAATGGGAAGCAG TTGATTCCGACAACAGAAGTAAAGGAGCAAAGCCATAAGCCAAGCTAG
- the LOC130954226 gene encoding uncharacterized protein LOC130954226 isoform X4: MVVGVPTRDSHKRNFAVAVAAVFAMLAKRASRLPKKLKAAAESEPKPVDDWKIVLRSSPKSSPAAALVARPKKLLSSLSSKTLSFIQKKNNKSGGEWGDGGVWQKAILMGDKCEPLDFSGVIYYDSNGKQICPDS; encoded by the exons ATGGTCGTGGGGGTTCCAACTCGCGACTCGCACAAGCGCAACTTCGCCGTGGCCGTAGCGGCGGTTTTCGCCATGCTAGCGAAGCGAGCAAGCCGGCTTCCAAAGAAGCTGAAGGCGGCGGCAGAGTCGGAGCCGAAGCCGGTAGACGACTGGAAAATCGTGCTGAGATCATCGCCGAAGTCATCACCGGCGGCGGCGCTGGTAGCGCGGCCGAAGAAGTTACTTAGCAGCTTAAGCAGCAAAACGCTGTCGTTTATtcagaagaagaataataaGAGTGGAGGGGAGTGGGGAGATGGTGGCGTGTGGCAGAAAGCGATCTTGATGGGGGACAAGTGTGAGCCGTTGGATTTCTCGGGTGTAATTTACTACGATAGTAATGGGAAGCAG ATTTGTCCTGACAGTTGA
- the LOC130954226 gene encoding uncharacterized protein LOC130954226 isoform X3: MVVGVPTRDSHKRNFAVAVAAVFAMLAKRASRLPKKLKAAAESEPKPVDDWKIVLRSSPKSSPAAALVARPKKLLSSLSSKTLSFIQKKNNKSGGEWGDGGVWQKAILMGDKCEPLDFSGVIYYDSNGKQCGWITDR, encoded by the exons ATGGTCGTGGGGGTTCCAACTCGCGACTCGCACAAGCGCAACTTCGCCGTGGCCGTAGCGGCGGTTTTCGCCATGCTAGCGAAGCGAGCAAGCCGGCTTCCAAAGAAGCTGAAGGCGGCGGCAGAGTCGGAGCCGAAGCCGGTAGACGACTGGAAAATCGTGCTGAGATCATCGCCGAAGTCATCACCGGCGGCGGCGCTGGTAGCGCGGCCGAAGAAGTTACTTAGCAGCTTAAGCAGCAAAACGCTGTCGTTTATtcagaagaagaataataaGAGTGGAGGGGAGTGGGGAGATGGTGGCGTGTGGCAGAAAGCGATCTTGATGGGGGACAAGTGTGAGCCGTTGGATTTCTCGGGTGTAATTTACTACGATAGTAATGGGAAGCAG TGTGGTTGGATCACCGATCGGTGA
- the LOC130954226 gene encoding uncharacterized protein LOC130954226 isoform X1, with protein MVVGVPTRDSHKRNFAVAVAAVFAMLAKRASRLPKKLKAAAESEPKPVDDWKIVLRSSPKSSPAAALVARPKKLLSSLSSKTLSFIQKKNNKSGGEWGDGGVWQKAILMGDKCEPLDFSGVIYYDSNGKQVSEIPVRSPRASHVPAPFFTPQRQLLKRSVSSEFF; from the coding sequence ATGGTCGTGGGGGTTCCAACTCGCGACTCGCACAAGCGCAACTTCGCCGTGGCCGTAGCGGCGGTTTTCGCCATGCTAGCGAAGCGAGCAAGCCGGCTTCCAAAGAAGCTGAAGGCGGCGGCAGAGTCGGAGCCGAAGCCGGTAGACGACTGGAAAATCGTGCTGAGATCATCGCCGAAGTCATCACCGGCGGCGGCGCTGGTAGCGCGGCCGAAGAAGTTACTTAGCAGCTTAAGCAGCAAAACGCTGTCGTTTATtcagaagaagaataataaGAGTGGAGGGGAGTGGGGAGATGGTGGCGTGTGGCAGAAAGCGATCTTGATGGGGGACAAGTGTGAGCCGTTGGATTTCTCGGGTGTAATTTACTACGATAGTAATGGGAAGCAGGTTAGTGAAATCCCTGTTAGGTCTCCACGTGCGAGTCACGTGCCTGCTCCGTTCTTCACCCCTCAGAGACAGTTACTTAAACGATCAGTCTCCTCTGAATTTTTTTGA